A window of the Aspergillus flavus chromosome 6, complete sequence genome harbors these coding sequences:
- a CDS encoding uncharacterized protein (predicted integral membrane metal-binding protein-domain containing protein), translating to MVSLWPFKGEDNSPASFERALETLSGKITRANTRLDTHRQNARRFKALWTLYTTFAYLLYSIILALVLGWQNFGVVEYAAIAGGPVVIYAVRTAGSKYFEYRINSNQRYLDDLQKQRDETIEKLKVATKYNSTQQLLEKYGGVPKRTKSKGGDDKRKSESKRKSSNPQQQQPPVQRTGLPPPPTANIRRPTPVQSPGAPSPDFPAPPSPYPPQPQIQQQPVPPPGPAFDEPGFAPNAFPSAPQYIEQSHWYDRLMDVLLGEDETQPKNRIVLICSSCRLVNGQAPPGIKSLEELGRWRCGSCGAWNGVESEAKKVLDGIRNEPQPADGAWEPVSKTDAENQSSVSDATDEGVMVATSEDDQVESHDSDADTADKEPEQVKEEQPEPETKTRPVRRSNRKKA from the exons ATGGTATCCCTGTGGCCTTTCAAA GGAGAAGACAACTCCCCGGCCTCCTTTGAAAGAGCGCTCGAAACTCTCTCTGGTAAAATCACTCGCGCGAACACCCGTCTCGACACTCACCGCCAAAACGCCCGTCGCTTCAAAGCTCTGTGGACGCTATACACCACCTTTGCCTACCTCCTCTACTCCATCATCCTCGCGCTGGTGCTAGGCTGGCAAAATTTTGGCGTGGTCGAATACGCCGCCATTGCAGGGGGTCCCGTCGT GATCTACGCCGTTCGCACCGCAGGCAGCAAGTACTTCGAATACCGCATCAATAGCAATCAGCGATACCTCGATGATCTCCAAAAGCAGCGAGACGAAACAattgagaagctcaaggtCGCAACGAAATACAATTCCACCCAACAACTCCTAGAGAAATACGGAGGTGTCCCCAAACGAACAAAGTCGAAAGGCGGCGACGACAAGCGCAAGTCGGAATCGAAGCGCAAATCCTCAAACccccagcagcaacaaccgcCCGTGCAACGGACTGgccttccccctcccccgACCGCAAATATTCGCCGTCCGACTCCCGTCCAGTCTCCTGGTGCTCCCTCCCCCGATTTCCCTGCGCCGCCTTCTCCGTATCCCCCTCAGCCCCAGATCCAACAGCAGCCGGTACCTCCTCCAGGCCCTGCGTTTGATGAGCCGGGCTTTGCGCCCAACGCGTTCCCAAGTGCGCCACAGTATATCGAGCAGTCACACTGGTATGATCGTCTCATGGATGTCCTCCTCGGCGAGGATGAGACTCAACCGAAGAACCGGATCGTCTTGATTTGCAGCTCCTGTCGGCTTGTTAACGGCCAAGCTCCTCCGGGTATCAAATCGTTGGAAGAACTCGGTCGCTGGCGGTGTGGAAGCTGCGGTGCATGGAATGGAGTCGAAAgcgaggccaagaaggtcctCGATGGCATCCGGAATGAACCGCAGCCGGCAGATGGAGCTTGGGAACCCGTTTCGAAGACGGATGCGGAGAACCAGTCCTCGGTTAGCGATGCGACCGACGAAGGTGTTATGGTAGCGACCAGTGAAGATGACCAAGTCGAGTCGCACGACTCCGATGCTGATACAGCAGACAAGGAGCCAGAGcaggtcaaggaagagcagccAGAGCCCGAAACAAAGACAAGGCCAGTTCGAAGAAGTAACAGGAAGAAAGCATAA
- a CDS encoding fucose-specific lectin produces the protein MSTPGAQEVLFRTGIAAVNSTNHLRVYFQDSHGSIRESLYESGWANGTAKNVIAKAKLGTPLAATSKELKNIRVYSLTEDNVLQEAAYDSGSGWYNGALAGAKFTVAPYSRIGSVFLAGTNALQLRIYAQKTDNTIQEYMWNGDGWKEGTNLGVALPGTGIGVTCWRYTDYDGPSIRVWFQTDNLKLVQRAYDPHTGWYKELTTIFDKAPPRCAIAATNFNPGKSSIYMRIYFVNSDNTIWQVCWDHGQGYHDKRTITPVIQGSEIAIISWEGPELRLYFQNGTYVSAISEWTWGKAHGSQLGRRALPPAE, from the exons ATGTCTACTCCTGGCGCCCAAGAAGTTCTTTTCC GTACCGGAATTGCTGCGGTGAACTCCACCAACCATCTCCGTGTCTACTTTCAGGACTCTCACGGTAGTATTCGCGAGAGTCTCTATGAGAGTGGGTGGGCGAATGGTACGGCAAAGAATGTTATCGCCAAGGCGAAGCTTGGTACCCCTCTCGCTGCGACATCTAAGGAACTGAAAAAT ATTCGTGTCTACAGTCTTACCGAAGACAACGTCCTTCAGGAAGCTGCTTATGATAGTGGCAGCGGATGGTACAACGGCGCGCTGGCTGGCGCTAAATTCACAGTTGCTCCTTACTCTCGAATCGGGTCTGTCTTTCTGGCAGGAACGAATGCGTTGCAGTTGCGTATCTATGCCCAGAAAACTGATAACACGATACAGGAGTATATGTGGAATG GAGACGGCTGGAAGGAAGGCACAAACCTTGGAGTTGCGCTTCCTGGCACTGGTATTGGAGTTACTTGCTGGCGCTACACCGATTACGATGGTCCAAGCATTAG GGTCTGGTTCCAAACCGACAATTTGAAGCTTGTCCAGCGAGCATATGATCCCCATACCGGATGGTATAAGGAACTGACTACCATCTTTGACAAGGCTCCTCCTCGCTGTGCAATCGCAGCCACGAACTTTAACCCCGGTAAAAGTAGCATTTACATGCGGATCTATTTTGTCAACTCTGACAACACAATTTGGCAAGTGTGTTGGGATCATGGCCAAGGATACCATGACAAGAGAACCATTACACCAGTCATTCAGGGCTCGGAAATTGCGATCATTAGCTGGGAAGGGCCTGAGCTGCGTCTGTACTTTCAAAATGGCACATATGTCAGTGCCATTAGTGAGTGGACATGGGGCAAAGCACACGGATCGCAGCTGGGTCGCCGGGCTCTCCCTCCGGCTGAGTAG
- a CDS encoding putative pantothenate transporter, giving the protein MDIPKSPCADIKDEERRVGELVNLPASYSDEEEKAVVRKIDMIILPFLCFVFFLQYLDKQSLSYAGVFDLMGDLNLTSSQYSWCSSIFYVGQLVSEYPFIYLMSRLPLTKFVGVTVIVWGGMCMCLAAPKTYNGFAAVRFLLGFSEGAVSPAFVTITSIWYRQKEHTTRTALWISMNGLAQVIGCLLMYGIGKNTALSIAPWRVLFLICGAMTSAAGVCFLVLMPSGPKDAWFLNAREKEVLRQRMAQDHEGGDKTSFSIPQLKEALTDPKAWLVFWFGVLVTMQSPVLTFASLVIESLGYSKLDTMLYTAPSGAVQMALLWIGVALAAILPRQRTLVALMLIIPPLVGTVFLFKLDLSAEWGMIAMSWLASCITASMSILLSLSASNVKGNTKRAIVNTMFFIGYCAGCIGSPQLWTNRPRYTEGVITSIVTWCLLFVAVIVYRLLCMQDNKQREAKAGASVDMSGDMLEENGLHAADMTDKNDPSFRYAL; this is encoded by the exons ATGGATATTCCGAAATCCCCTTGTGCGGACATTAAAGATGAGGAACGACGAGTTGGCGAGCTAGTTAATCTTCCGGCATCCTAcagcgatgaggaggaaaaggcagtGGTGCGGAAAATTGACATGATCATTCTACCGTTT CTCTGCTTCGTCTTTTTTCTACAGTACCTAGACAAACAGAGTCTCAGCTATGCTGGTGTATTCGACTTGATGGGGGACTTGAACCTGACGAGCTCGCAATATTCCTGGTGCAGCTCTATATTCTATGTTGGCCAGCTTGTTTCTGAATACCCCTTCATTTACCTGATGAGTCGACTCCCTTTAACCAAGTTTGTTGGAGTTACGGT TATTGTTTGGGGTGGAATGTGTATGTGTCTTGCCGCACCGAAGACGTACAATGGATTTGCCGCCGTCAGGTTTCTTCTCGGCTTCAGCGAAGGCGCAGTCTCGCCAGCCTTTGTCACGATCACATCTATCTGGTACCGGCAAAAAGAGCATACGACCCGCACTGCGCTCTGGATCTCCATGAATGGCCTGGCCCAAGTCATCGGCTGCCTGTTAATGTACGGCATCGGCAAAAACACAGCCCTATCCATTGCACCCTGGCGCGTTTTGTTCTTAATATGCGGGGCCATGACCTCGGCTGCAGGAGTATGCTTCTTGGTGCTCATGCCCAGCGGACCCAAAGACGCATGGTTCCTTAACGCCCGTGAAAAGGAAGTTTTACGGCAGCGCATGGCGCAAGACCACGAAGGCGGCGATAAGACGTCTTTCTCGATCCCACAACTCAAAGAGGCACTCACGGACCCCAAGGCATGGTTGGTCTTCTGGTTCGGAGTGCTGGTCACGATGCAGTCCCCCGTACTGACCTTTGCGTCGCTCGTCATCGAGTCCCTTGGCTACAGCAAGCTGGACACTATGTTGTACACGGCGCCCTCTGGTGCCGTTCAAATGGCCTTACTATGGATCGGAGTCGCGCTTGCCGCTATTCTCCCTCGTCAGCGGACACTAGTTGCGCTGATGCTCATTATCCCACCTCTTGTCGGCACTGTCTTTCTGTTTAAGCTCGACTTGAGCGCTGAGTGGGGTATGATTGCTATGTCTTGGTTG GCCTCATGCATAACAGCCTCCATGtccattcttctctccctctctgcTTCCAATGTCAAGGGAAACACAAAACGCGCCATCGTCAACACAATGTTCTTCATTGGGTATTGCGCCGGATGTATTGGATCTCCGCAGTTGTGGACGAATAGACCTCGCTACACTGAAGGTGTCATCACGTCTATTGTTACGTGGTGTCTCTTATTCGTTGCGGTGATTGTCTACCGATTGTTGTGTATGCAGGATAACAAACAACGCGAGGCAAAGGCCGGTGCCAGTGTTGACATGAGCGGAGATATGTTGGAGGAGAACGGGCTACACGCAGCCGATATGACGGATAAGAACGACCCGTCTTTCCGATATGCTTTGTAG
- a CDS encoding uncharacterized protein (expressed protein) has product MSAVTEPPVFDRETSLAAIPLLAIAAYNSVELFYWIFSFFRRYNGCYFWSLLVTAMGIIIFVTAVVLSLADMGPSALIKIAYSLGFLVMVTGSATVLYARLHLVTMDKTPEHVLCFIIFTTCTLHLPLTILYLVRAFIEFTTRPALESFSRKYEHFVIACSCARELVLSGIYLWVAFRNLKPILDAKGQEGCRVKSELIVMNAFVLASTVCLVVLDHTDHDAIKHGYGSMATSIKLKMEFAILNKLVNLVQSPLHLNHISTLHHSTDDYPFRINDLEHPADTDQCLRSTNDKSSGHFATVVRPISCPPHALSSDRLLYSSPGHSNTEASSSRGRRRSPWRRSR; this is encoded by the coding sequence ATGTCTGCGGTGACAGAGCCTCCGGTCTTTGACCGTGAAACTTCTCTGGCTGCCATTCCCCTCCTGGCTATTGCCGCCTACAACTCCGTGGAGCTGTTCTACTGGATATTCAGCTTCTTCAGACGCTACAATGGCTGCTATTTCTGGAGCCTCTTAGTGACCGCAATGGGGATCATCATATTCGTCACAGCTGTGGTGCTTTCGTTAGCGGACATGGGGCCTTCAGCCTTGATAAAAATCGCCTATAGTTTAGGGTTCCTCGTCATGGTCACAGGCAGCGCTACGGTTCTCTACGCTCGTCTTCACCTTGTTACCATGGACAAGACACCAGAACATGTCCTGTGTTTTATCATCTTTACCACCTGTACCCTACACCTCCCTCTAACTATTCTATACCTCGTTAGGGCGTTTATCGAATTTACCACAAGACCCGCCTTGGAGTCATTCTCCCGCAAATATGAGCACTTTGTTATAGCCTGTTCGTGTGCGCGCGAATTGGTCCTATCAGGCATCTATCTTTGGGTAGCATTCCGAAACCTCAAGCCTATTCTGGATGCCAAAGGCCAGGAGGGCTGCCGAGTGAAAAGCGAATTAATAGTCATGAATGCTTTTGTGCTCGCCTCGACTGTCTGCCTTGTGGTCCTGGATCATACCGATCATGATGCAATCAAACATGGCTACGGCTCCATGGCGACAAGTATTAAGCTGAAGATGGAATTTGCCATTCTGAATAAATTGGTTAATTTAGTTCAGAGCCCGCTGCATCTCAACCATATCTCAACGCTGCACCACTCCACCGACGACTATCCCTTTCGAATCAATGACCTGGAACACCCTGCCGATACCGATCAATGCCTACGATCTACCAACGACAAATCTTCTGGTCACTTTGCCACTGTTGTCAGGCCTATCTCGTGCCCTCCTCATGCGCTCTCTAGTGACCGTCTTCTTTACAGCAGTCCAGGACATAGTAACACTGAGGCGAGTTCGAGCCGAGGCAGAAGGCGATCcccttggagaagaagccgatAA
- a CDS encoding glyoxalase family protein, producing MAIDHTTLFVPEAKFQECLNFYLSALKPLGYEVRHQYGEFVVGLGSINEDLDSYKRADFWVFGTKTVPERAAHIAFTSHDHASVDAFHAAAIEAGGKDNGLPGLREFYHPKYYAAFVLDPAGNNIEVVDHGVSLDA from the exons ATGGCAATCGACCACACCACTCTATTCGTCCCCGAAGCCAAATTCCAAGAATGCCTCAACTTCTACCTTTCAGCCCTCAAACCACTTGGCTATGAAGTTCGCCATCAATACGGCGAGTTCGTCGTTGGACTAGGATCCATAAACGAAGACCTGGATAGTTACAAACGAGCCGACTTCTGGGTCTTCGGAACAAAGACTGTACCTGAGCGTGCTGCTCATATCGCATTTACCTCTCACG ATCATGCTTCTGTTGACGCTTTCCATGCCGCAGCGATTGAGGCTGGTGGGAAGGATAATGGTCTGCCAGGTTTAAGGGAGTTTTACCATCCTAAGTATTATGCTGCTTTTGTGTTGGATCCGGCGGGGAATAATAttgaggttgttgatcaTGGGGTTTCTTTGGATGCGTGA
- a CDS encoding heterokaryon incompatibility protein-domain-containing protein: MSSIAEASISSRSLVLSVPEDDRLSLSSDIHSHGSATNDLCFICRHIDFEYVGFHDSAEYASNNYFFQREFPTLLSSSKSCIFCRKLVSIVKDWFAANPGDRTNELDISRTHVVVSLETDWHTVTRNKDGLVDEKAHSDRIRISCSIPRLDDNDPGQSQHLTFFLQRYEESSDDVCYHCPSEDAISPKLQPYAGRQRPIVADLTLFKRWKEMCQEIHGAKCSQIFKGTPNIRPRVIDVERRCLTFAEENDQWVCLSYVWGKAKTLRLLKENIQTFSQPGALSPEVLPNITEDALQVTKGLGERYLWVDSLCIVQDDDQDKAQFISRMDSIYTLATVVIISSTCTDANTPLAGVKPGSRRQEQEPFKIRDVTLVQSLDPSLGVKVDLRTGRAAGYLGETIWDTRAWTLQERFLASRSLVFTAEQVFWECEEAFWCEDSFREIPNISPDPHRTSLCAGELNLSWNSDIVTFDHFYRVLLEDYSGRALSFDSDGLNAFLGIIGALERSTAERFFWGMPTAFLESALAWGHRSHALRRRHGVQTLSQDQSQFPSWSWVGWTSDGQTKLANQNLTMEALGLRFYRVSDDGSTMTEMRQNANFNSEVDLLVEGSKLPNRSSRPHEVSMKDLPTNPSISPSSLLCFWTASAHLTVTSRHSVDDASDSSTWEATLSQGSDRFIQVSWSHTAPSLKPGDSVELVAVAQNRGNWDAGHIDNGAIGVMLISWDSKGDIASREGFAWIAIRDWTSLREREWKLVVLG; the protein is encoded by the exons ATGTCTTCGATAGCTGAAGCCTCGATATCGTCGAGATCTCTGGTGTTATCGGTACCTGAGGATGATAGACTGAGTTTGAGTTCTGATATACATA GTCACGGCTCTGCTACCAATGACCTATGCTTTATATGTCGTCACATAGATTTTGAATACGTTGGTTTCCACGATTCTGCGGAATATGCTAGTAACAACTACTTCTTCCAAAGGGAATTTCCTACTCTGCTGAGTAGCTCCAAGAGCTGTATTTTCTGCAGGAAGCTCGTCAGTATTGTCAAGGATTGGTTTGCAGCGAATCCAGGAGATCGGACAAACGAACTCGATATCTCCAGAACTCATGTAGTGGTGTCCCTGGAGACTGACTGGCATACCGTGACTCGAAACAAAGATGGGCTTGTCGATGAAAAAGCACATTCTGATCGGATCAGAATCAGCTGCTCGATTCCACGGCTTGATGACAATGATCCTGGACAATCCCAACACCTGACCTTTTTTCTGCAAAGGTATGAAGAATCATCGGATGATGTATGTTATCATTGCCCTTCGGAAGATGCCATTTCTCCGAAACTACAACCATACGCTGGACGTCAAAGACCCATAGTAGCAGATTTGACGCTCTTCAAACGATGGAAAGAGATGTGTCAGGAGATACACGGGGCAAAGTGTTCTCAAATCTTCAAAGGGACACCGAATATCCGACCGCGGGTAATCGACGTTGAGCGCAGGTGCTTGACATTCGCCGAGGAGAATGACCAATGGGTCTGTTTAAGCTATGTCTGGGGAAAGGCGAAGACGCTGCGTCTCCTAAAGGAGAACATCCAGACGTTCTCACAGCCAGGGGCTCTTTCACCAGAGGTTCTTCCTAATATTACCGAGGACGCTCTGCAGGTTACCAAGGGACTTGGGGAGCGGTATCTCTGGGTCGACAGCCTTTGCATAGTACAAGATGATGACCAGGATAAAGCCCAGTTCATCTCACGAATGGACTCGATTTACACTTTAGCGACGGTCGTTATTATCTCCTCGACCTGCACTGATGCCAACACGCCCCTCGCCGGAGTTAAACCTGGCTCACGACGTCAGGAGCAAGAACCCTTCAAGATTCGGGACGTCACATTAGTACAATCTCTCGATCCCTCCCTCGGCGTCAAAGTCGATCTTCGCACAGGACGTGCCGCAGGATATCTGGGTGAAACTATCTGGGACACGCGAGCCTGGACTTTACAAGAGAGGTTTCTGGCTTCTCGGTCTCTTGTTTTCACAGCCGAGCAAGTCTTCTGGGAATGTGAAGAGGCCTTCTGGTGCGAGGACAGCTTCCGTGAGATCCCAAACATATCTCCCGACCCGCATCGGACTAGTCTGTGCGCAGGCGAGCTGAACCTCTCGTGGAACTCGGATATTGTTACCTTTGACCATTTCTACCGGGTCCTCCTCGAGGATTACTCCGGTCGGGCATTATCATTCGATAGCGATGGATTGAATGCTTTCCTTGGTATTATTGGGGCTTTGGAGAGGTCCACAGCCGAGAGATTCTTCTGGGGTATGCCGACAGCGTTTCTTGAATCTGCCCTTGCATGGGGTCATCGGAGCCATGCATTAAGAAGGAGACACGGTGTGCAGACCTTGTCTCAAGACCAGAGCCAATTTCCCAGCTGGTCATGGGTTGGTTGGACAAGTGATGGACAGACTAAACTGGCTAATCAGAATTTGACTATGGAGGCTCTGGGTCTTAGATTCTATCGTGTTTCTGATGACGGGTCTACAATGACGGAAATGAGACAGAATGCAAACTTCAACAGCGAAGTCGATCTGCTCGTGGAGGGGTCCAAACTCCCAAATCGCTCATCTAGACCACACGAAGTCTCCATGAAAGACCTCCCGACTAATCCGTCAATCAGCCCTTCCTCACTCCTCTGTTTCTGGACCGCTTCCGCCCATCTCACCGTGACAAGCCGGCACTCAGTCGATGATGCATCCGATTCATCTACCTGGGAAGCCACCCTATCTCAAGGATCCGATAGATTCATTCAGGTATCCTGGTCCCATACCGCACCATCGCTAAAGCCAGGGGATAGTGTTGAGCTTGTGGCCGTCGCCCAAAATAGAGGTAACTGGGATGCTGGTCACATTGACAACGGGGCTATCGGGGTCATGCTTATCTCTTGGGATTCGAAGGGTGATATCGCGTCTCGGGAGGGGTTTGCGTGGATTGCGATTCGGGACTGGACTTCGTTACGGGAGAGGGAGTGGAAGTTGGTTGTGTTGGGGTAG